In a single window of the Dreissena polymorpha isolate Duluth1 chromosome 3, UMN_Dpol_1.0, whole genome shotgun sequence genome:
- the LOC127872258 gene encoding uncharacterized protein LOC127872258 produces MNLGVGQNVKFDRIITNVGSAYNEHVGAFAAPVSGVYVFMSTLLSNQGHNAHFQLVRNGNFICNMYAGGVGAYGGGNYDTSAGSFVLYLNKGDAIAIHNQDPGENLYGYDQSYFSGFLLKEWERDSKIYTVGTRHTGTDVVAFFATLSNNVMNLGVGQNVKFDRIITNVGSAYNEHVGAFAAPVSGVYVFMSTLLSNQGHNAHFQLFRNGNFICNMYAGGVGAYGGGNYDTSAGSFVLYLNKGDAIAIHNRDPGENLYGYDQSYFSGFLLKEWEQDSKIYTVGTRHTGTDVVAFFATLGNNVMNLGVGQNVKFDQIITNVGSAYNEHVGAFAAPVSGVYVFMSTLLSNQGHNAHFQLVRNGNFICNMYAGGVGAYGGGNYDTSAGSFVLCLNKGDAISIHNRDPGENLYGYYQSYFSGFLLKEWEQDLSIVG; encoded by the coding sequence ATGAATCTTGGTGTTGGCCAAAATGTGAAGTTTGATCGCATCATTACAAACGTCGGCTCGGCATATAATGAGCACGTCGGAGCATTCGCTGCTCCGGTGTCCGGTGTGTACGTGTTCATGTCAACACTTCTGTCTAACCAAGGACACAATGCGCATTTCCAACTGGTCCGCAATggaaattttatttgtaatatgTATGCTGGCGGAGTTGGTGCATATGGTGGCGGAAATTACGATACCAGCGCCGGCAGCTTTGTTTTGTATCTCAACAAAGGCGATGCTATTGCCATACACAATCAGGACCCTGGGGAGAACCTCTATGGATACGATCAATCGTACTTCTCCGGGTTTCTTCTCAAAGAGTGGGAGCGAGATTCGAAGATTTACACAGTTGGAACCCGCCATACAGGGACTGATGTGGTTGCATTCTTTGCTACTCTAAGCAACAACGTCATGAATCTTGGTGTTGGCCAAAATGTGAAGTTTGATCGCATCATTACCAACGTCGGCTCGGCATATAATGAGCACGTCGGAGCATTCGCTGCTCCGGTGTCCGGTGTGTACGTGTTCATGTCAACACTTCTGTCTAACCAAGGACACAATGCGCATTTCCAACTGTTCCGCAATggaaattttatttgtaatatgTATGCTGGCGGAGTCGGTGCATATGGTGGCGGAAATTACGATACCAGCGCCGGCAGCTTTGTTTTGTATCTCAACAAAGGCGATGCTATTGCCATACACAATCGGGACCCTGGGGAGAACCTCTATGGATACGATCAATCGTACTTCTCCGGGTTTCTTCTCAAAGAGTGGGAGCAAGATTCGAAGATTTACACAGTTGGGACCCGCCATACAGGGACTGATGTGGTTGCATTCTTTGCTACTCTAGGCAACAACGTCATGAATCTTGGTGTTGGCCAAAATGTGAAGTTTGATCAAATCATTACCAACGTCGGCTCGGCATATAATGAGCACGTCGGAGCATTCGCTGCTCCGGTGTCCGGTGTGTACGTGTTCATGTCAACACTTCTGTCTAACCAAGGACACAATGCGCATTTCCAACTGGTCCGCAATggaaattttatttgtaatatgTATGCTGGCGGAGTCGGTGCATATGGTGGCGGAAATTACGATACCAGCGCCGGCAGCTTTGTTTTGTGTCTCAACAAAGGCGATGCTATTTCCATACACAATCGGGACCCTGGGGAGAACCTCTATGGATACTATCAATCGTACTTCTCCGGGTTTCTTCTCAAAGAGTGGGAGCAAGATCTATCTATTGTTGGCTAA